Proteins from a genomic interval of Arachis hypogaea cultivar Tifrunner chromosome 10, arahy.Tifrunner.gnm2.J5K5, whole genome shotgun sequence:
- the LOC112717321 gene encoding uncharacterized protein isoform X1 → MINLNYISLPYFLHQNFLDSFPNKIIKKKNHQHAPKVLILKMQQHSYSNQKMEEQMRKAEESSWLGTKRGKFGMKDNNSNSKKYSSSFDKLKRELDDRRYSEEMAMSTVSDFKRKVLELETELNKRKESEANLFETLVVQTKQLEQSKIFLEESKIEVASLKEKIKAIQQDGIEKEAKLSAIQGIQDGEALSSKLYDLIEEVNSLKNELKLATEAEENSKKAMDDLAFALKEVATEANQVKAKLTLSQVELEHAKGEAERWRAMMESTEEKYKEALEMTRKEADRYQNTVERLRLEAEESLLAWNVKETEFVNCIKRAEEERLLAQQENARLLELLREAESKSKDDNHKLRDILKQALNESNVAKEAAEIARAENARLQDSLALLVQENEMLKIHEAASFENIRELKRMLSESTLKEYRNEEFQKSFLSSSSTKELGRSRSRTNNLSMDQRDSTTKQTRSLSKTFSLNLKDMIMSPSRQQQKVVGNNNNNEDASNRESPSEDSLLKGSIFDEVDSSDSGSNHYDYLDMGTPDMELYQADESFTDSESERNTRKRRALLRRFGDLIRRKSSHTNYPTTRSKESSIVEEHQLQNMNC, encoded by the exons ATGATCAATCTTAATTATATATCATTACCTTATTTTCTCCATCAAAACTTTCTTGATTCATTTCCTAACAAAATCATCAAGAAGAAGAATCATCAGCACGCACCTAAAGTCCTC ATATTGAAAATGCAACAACACTCTTATAGTAACCAAAAAATGGAGGAGCAAATGAGAAAAGCTGAGGAATCATCATGGCTGGGAACCAAGAGAGGAAAATTTGGCATGAAAGATAACAACAGCAACAGCAAGAAGTACTCTTCTTCCTTCGACAAACTGAAGAGGGAGTTAGATGATCGGAGATATTCGGAGGAGATGGCAATGAGCACTGTTTCCGATTTTAAAAGGAAGGTTCTAGAATTGGAAACCGAGCTCAACAAGAGAAAAGAATCCGAGGCAAATTTGTTTGAAACTTTGGTTGTCCAGACAAAGCAACTTGAACAAAGCAAGATTTTTCTCGAAGAGTCGAAAATCGAGGTTGCTTCTCTCAAAGAGAAGATAAAAGCAATTCAACAGGATGGAATTGAAAAAGAGGCGAAATTGAGTGCAATACAAGGAATTCAAGATGGTGAGGCACTTTCTTCCAAGTTATATGATCTTATTGAAGAAGTGAACTCATTGAAGAATGAGTTAAAGCTGGCAACGGAGGCAGAGGAGAATAGCAAGAAGGCTATGGATGACTTGGCGTTCGCGCTTAAAGAAGTCGCAACCGAGGCAAACCAAGTGAAGGCCAAGCTTACATTGAGCCAAGTTGAACTCGAGCACGCGAAGGGCGAAGCAGAGAGATGGAGGGCAATGATGGAAAGCACGGAGGAGAAGTATAAGGAGGCTCTTGAGATGACAAGGAAAGAAGCAGATAGATACCAGAACACGGTTGAGAGGCTAAGGTTGGAGGCAGAGGAATCTCTCCTAGCATGGAATGTAAAGGAAACAGAGTTTGTGAATTGCATTAAGAGGGCTGAAGAGGAAAGGTTGCTTGCGCAACAAGAAAACGCTCGATTGCTTGAATTGCTTAGGGAAGCGGAAAGCAAATCAAAGGATGACAACCATAAACTTCGTGACATACTCAAACAGGCTTTGAATGAGTCCAACGTGGCGAAAGAAGCCGCGGAGATCGCTAGGGCCGAGAATGCTAGGCTGCAGGATAGCCTAGCATTGCTAGTGCAAGAAAACGAGATGCTAAAGATTCATGAAGCTGCGTCATTTGAAAACATCAGGGAGTTAAAGCGAATGCTTTCAGAATCTACCTTAAAGGAGTATAGAAATGAGGAATTTCAGAAGTCATTTTTGTCTTCGTCATCAACGAAAGAATTGGGAAGAAGTAGATCCAGAACTAATAATTTGTCAATGGATCAAAGAGATTCTACTACCAAACAGACTAGGAGTTTGAGCAAAACTTTTAGTCTTAATCTTAAGGATATGATAATGAGTCCCAGTAGACAACAACAAAAGGTGGTAGGgaacaataacaataatgaagatgCTTCAAACAGAGAAAGTCCAAGTGAGGATTCACTACTAAAGGGTTCAATTTTTGATGAGGTGGATTCATCTGATTCAGGATCCAATCACTATGATTATTTAGATATGGGAACTCCAGATATGGAGCTTTATCAGGCAGATGAATCTTTTACTGATTCTGAGAGTGAGAGAAACACGAGGAAGAGAAGGGCTTTGCTTAGAAGGTTTGGTGATCTCATAAGAAGAAAGAGTTCTCATACCAATTATCCAACCACAAGGTCAAAGGAATCATCCATTGTTGAGGAACATCAGTTACAAAACATGAATTGCTAA
- the LOC112717321 gene encoding uncharacterized protein isoform X2, producing MQQHSYSNQKMEEQMRKAEESSWLGTKRGKFGMKDNNSNSKKYSSSFDKLKRELDDRRYSEEMAMSTVSDFKRKVLELETELNKRKESEANLFETLVVQTKQLEQSKIFLEESKIEVASLKEKIKAIQQDGIEKEAKLSAIQGIQDGEALSSKLYDLIEEVNSLKNELKLATEAEENSKKAMDDLAFALKEVATEANQVKAKLTLSQVELEHAKGEAERWRAMMESTEEKYKEALEMTRKEADRYQNTVERLRLEAEESLLAWNVKETEFVNCIKRAEEERLLAQQENARLLELLREAESKSKDDNHKLRDILKQALNESNVAKEAAEIARAENARLQDSLALLVQENEMLKIHEAASFENIRELKRMLSESTLKEYRNEEFQKSFLSSSSTKELGRSRSRTNNLSMDQRDSTTKQTRSLSKTFSLNLKDMIMSPSRQQQKVVGNNNNNEDASNRESPSEDSLLKGSIFDEVDSSDSGSNHYDYLDMGTPDMELYQADESFTDSESERNTRKRRALLRRFGDLIRRKSSHTNYPTTRSKESSIVEEHQLQNMNC from the coding sequence ATGCAACAACACTCTTATAGTAACCAAAAAATGGAGGAGCAAATGAGAAAAGCTGAGGAATCATCATGGCTGGGAACCAAGAGAGGAAAATTTGGCATGAAAGATAACAACAGCAACAGCAAGAAGTACTCTTCTTCCTTCGACAAACTGAAGAGGGAGTTAGATGATCGGAGATATTCGGAGGAGATGGCAATGAGCACTGTTTCCGATTTTAAAAGGAAGGTTCTAGAATTGGAAACCGAGCTCAACAAGAGAAAAGAATCCGAGGCAAATTTGTTTGAAACTTTGGTTGTCCAGACAAAGCAACTTGAACAAAGCAAGATTTTTCTCGAAGAGTCGAAAATCGAGGTTGCTTCTCTCAAAGAGAAGATAAAAGCAATTCAACAGGATGGAATTGAAAAAGAGGCGAAATTGAGTGCAATACAAGGAATTCAAGATGGTGAGGCACTTTCTTCCAAGTTATATGATCTTATTGAAGAAGTGAACTCATTGAAGAATGAGTTAAAGCTGGCAACGGAGGCAGAGGAGAATAGCAAGAAGGCTATGGATGACTTGGCGTTCGCGCTTAAAGAAGTCGCAACCGAGGCAAACCAAGTGAAGGCCAAGCTTACATTGAGCCAAGTTGAACTCGAGCACGCGAAGGGCGAAGCAGAGAGATGGAGGGCAATGATGGAAAGCACGGAGGAGAAGTATAAGGAGGCTCTTGAGATGACAAGGAAAGAAGCAGATAGATACCAGAACACGGTTGAGAGGCTAAGGTTGGAGGCAGAGGAATCTCTCCTAGCATGGAATGTAAAGGAAACAGAGTTTGTGAATTGCATTAAGAGGGCTGAAGAGGAAAGGTTGCTTGCGCAACAAGAAAACGCTCGATTGCTTGAATTGCTTAGGGAAGCGGAAAGCAAATCAAAGGATGACAACCATAAACTTCGTGACATACTCAAACAGGCTTTGAATGAGTCCAACGTGGCGAAAGAAGCCGCGGAGATCGCTAGGGCCGAGAATGCTAGGCTGCAGGATAGCCTAGCATTGCTAGTGCAAGAAAACGAGATGCTAAAGATTCATGAAGCTGCGTCATTTGAAAACATCAGGGAGTTAAAGCGAATGCTTTCAGAATCTACCTTAAAGGAGTATAGAAATGAGGAATTTCAGAAGTCATTTTTGTCTTCGTCATCAACGAAAGAATTGGGAAGAAGTAGATCCAGAACTAATAATTTGTCAATGGATCAAAGAGATTCTACTACCAAACAGACTAGGAGTTTGAGCAAAACTTTTAGTCTTAATCTTAAGGATATGATAATGAGTCCCAGTAGACAACAACAAAAGGTGGTAGGgaacaataacaataatgaagatgCTTCAAACAGAGAAAGTCCAAGTGAGGATTCACTACTAAAGGGTTCAATTTTTGATGAGGTGGATTCATCTGATTCAGGATCCAATCACTATGATTATTTAGATATGGGAACTCCAGATATGGAGCTTTATCAGGCAGATGAATCTTTTACTGATTCTGAGAGTGAGAGAAACACGAGGAAGAGAAGGGCTTTGCTTAGAAGGTTTGGTGATCTCATAAGAAGAAAGAGTTCTCATACCAATTATCCAACCACAAGGTCAAAGGAATCATCCATTGTTGAGGAACATCAGTTACAAAACATGAATTGCTAA